GGCTGTGTTTCGAGATCGTGAGTCGCTATGATACAGGGTATTTTAAGTGATTTTATGAGAGATAAGATTTCTGATTTTGTCGATTGATCCAAAGCACCAGTAGGCTCATCTGCGATGATAAACTGTGGAGACTTCAATAAAGTTCGCGCAATCGCAACACGTTGTTGTTGACCGCCACTTAATTGATGCGGGTATTTATCCAACATATTTTGAGAGAGTGACACACGAAAAAAGGCACGATTAATTGATCGTTTGATGTGTTTTTTTGGAATCTTGCTTAAAATGCAGACCCATTCAAGATTTTCCTTAACCGTCTTATCAGAAATGAGTTTAAAATCTTGGAATATAAATCCAATTTTCTCTCGTCGAATTGTTGTAATCATCGCATGATTTTCAACATCAATTTTTGAACCATCAAAATGAAGTTCACCTTCATAATCGAAATCGAATAAGCCAAGAATGCGAAGTAAGGTGCTTTTTCCAGAACCACTTGCACCATAAAGCCCAATTAAATCGTCTGCACTAATCTCTAAATCAAGACCATCAAGTGTCGGTAACGGTTCAGTTGGATATTGCTTTGTGATATTTCTAAGTTTAATCATTGGATACCTCATATAAGATTAAGCCATCACTTAATCGGGTTGTTATATCATAGGTTTGAGTTTCTTCATTGTAGGTCCCTTTCACCGCTACTTTCCCTTCTATAGTTTCAACATAAATGGCATCCTCTTCAAGTAATACAAAGGAATTAGGAATTGAAATAATGGGTTGTGGAACCGTCAGTATGACAGATTGTGGGATGAGTTTACTTTCTTTGATGTCGAAGATAAGAAGATATTGATTAATGTCTTGATAGGACCCTGAGTTATGCTCATATTGATAATCAATACTTTTAAGTTTAATACTCCCCAAAGGATTGCCGTTCATTGATTCAATTTCATAGGATTCCTTTAATCTGAAATTGTGCATATCCGTCTCTGGTATGATTACTTTGCATTCATAGGCGTGACTTATAAACAAAAAAACTGTCTCACGTATTTCAACACGTCCATCCATTGATGCTTTAACATCCCTTCCATAGGCATCGCGATATAAAACAGTACCACGACTTACATTTTGAGATTCCTTAATTCTTAATGTGATTTCATCAAGGTTACTCGACTTAATGACAACAGGTTCCAATTTTCCAAAATAGGATGATTGAGTAATTGAAATTACAAACTCAGCGGGACCACTTGTTTTTGAACAACTACTCAACAACATAAGGCTGATTATAAGTAAAGGTCTCAACCTAAACGTTAAATCGAGTGCACGACACCACCTGATAAGTAAAACAATCAATACGATTGCAGATACGAAAAGATACATCAGTGAGAGTGAGCTTTGAGTTTGGTGGATGCCTTTCATCAAACCATACATTAGAATATACGTTGAGACTAGATAATTAATACCAAGTTCTGCCCCTTTTCGGATGAGTGTAAAAGCGTAATAGCTGTGTTTGAATTGAAATGAGTAATAAAACAACATGTCAAACTCAAAAACTATCAATATCAAGCAGAGGATAAGAACAATGATATGATCAAGGGGAGTGCGATACACTAAAAATGATATCAATGACAACACACCCAGAAGTAGTAAGTGATGTTTGAGGGTTTTTAGTATTTCATGAGGTAAAAAGTTCATTGAATGATTTGTCATCTTGAGTCTAACTAGGTGAAAGCGAGTTTTAAGCCTACCAATCATCTCTTTGGAATTTGTGAGTTCTTGAGAGAGATTGGAAGTAAAGAAGAACACGAAAAGCATTAAAATTCGATTGATTGGGAATAATTGCAGTATCATAAATTGCGATAAGTATGGCAGGAGTGCATACAGGCTCGTAATTATTGTTAATACCAAAAGCATTTGTGAATGATCTTTTATAAGACTTGCTGTTTGATATCGAAGGATGCGTAATGGAATCATACCAAGTGAAAGAATCAGGAGTAAGACCCAGCTGTCTAAAAATAGCAGTGTACCTATGGAAATAATGAATTCAAAAGGGTTAATTATATTGAGTGATAGGCACAGGATGAGTCCATGTGTAAAAATTATGGGTATTAACAGGTTCTCATCGAGTAGAAATATAAATAACAAATACGACACAATTATCGGCCAATGGCGTTTAAGTGCTAGTTTAATGACTCGTGTTACAAATAACCACATATTTCGTGTGCAAATCGGTGCAAGCAGAGTGATATGAGTGGGCTTAATGTATAACGATGATAAGATTCCAAAAAAAAGAGCATATTCAATTTTCATCACACTAACCTAATTTCTATAAAAGCACTTAACCATAAAAGGGCTGTGCATAAAACAAGTCGCTTCACGATGGTTTTTTGTTTGCATCGTGCAAGTCCAACTAGCGCGAAGAGTTCTAACGGTAAATGTATTAATAGGTGTGCTGTATGCATCAACCCGGTCGCTTTGATGCTGATTGCAATCATCAATGCATTGGTTCCTAAACTAAATAGGGCGAATGGGAATCCCAAAAATGGAAGACCAAATAGAATCATAACGGGTAGATTGTGAAGAAAGATTTCTGTTTGGGAGTTAGGAAGCGGTGCATCAAGCATATTTATCCAACTCTCATGCTCTTTCAACATTACATAAAAACATAGCGTTATGATACCCATGTAACCAAGAAAGAAAGTCCATCGATATACCCATCGATCTAAGAAAGCCATACTTGCAGTGCTCCAAGAATCACACCGTAGGTATACAGTGGGATGTGTTTTCTAACATTAACTTCTTTTAGTAATTTGTTTGTGAGGATACAAAAGATGATTGTGAGTGACAAGCCACTCATTATCATAAAGAAGGCCTGGTTGATAAAAGCCTGGGATAAAATTAAAGAAAATAATGAAGCAAAGATGAACAGTTCAAAGGATTGAAGGTAGGATGTTTTTATGCGCATCATACGACAGAGTGTTTGAATAATCCAAGCTTGCATGAATGCATTGGAAATCGTACCGACAATGATGAGTACGATAAGAATGTTTCGTATGTTAATGGATTGAAATTCTTGTTGAATGGATGCTACCATAGGTTCCAAAGAATGTACGCGACTTAATGAAATGAGAATTGAACCGACAAGGGCCAAAGCACACAGGCTCAAAGTTTTATAACTGTTTTGTTTTCGCATCGATAATGCTCCTTGTTTTTAGAGTGTAATTGATTCATAAATCCGTTATTATGATCGATCATAACAATTGTTTTTTGAGTAGATATCAAATGATTAATGCGTGTTTCAATTGCATGAATAGACTCAGTGTCCAAATTTTGAGTCAGTTCATCAAGAAAGAAAATACTGAGATTATCAAGAAATAATGGAAGGATGTTTAGTTTCTGTTTCATACCTGAAGACAAATCCCCAAATCTTTTCTGGCGTATCTCATGATAGTCAAGATTTAAAGAATCCATCACATGTATGAGCGTATCCATTGATGTAGCGTACAAGGACTTCATAAGCCGTATACACGTATAAACACGTTCAGTATCGAAGAAGAAGGGTTGTGCTGGAATGTAACAGAGTTCTCTTTTATTGAAAGTAGATATTTGTGTTCCACGTGTGCATGTGTGGAGTTTAAGAAGTATCGAGATCAGGCAAGATTTACCTGATCCGTTCTCCCCAGAGATGCACGTTAACGTTTGGTTTTGAATCGTAAGGGAAACATCTTTTAAGATAAGTGTTTCATTCAACTCCAGCGTTGCATCAATAAGTTCGAAATGGGGAACTACCATGAGATTGCAGCAGTTTTCCCAAAGCGTTTAATCAAGGTCTTTCCTGATGCCATAACAATAGCCATGAGTGAAGCACCGGTTAAACACAAAGCAAGTAAAGTCCATAACCCTGCTCCAGCAGCAATTGCATCTACAAGTTTACGTGCGGTGTATACATTGACACCAAGCATCCCTGTAATCTTAGAAGACCAAAAACATGAAGACAAACACAGTGCAGCAAAATTAGCACAAACTCTGAGTGATTTACGCATAAATAATTCTCCTTTCGATAACCACATTCTTAAATAAGCAAAAAGTTTTCGGATTCCTTGGTTTGATGGTTTTACTATGAGAATAATTTAAGCTACAATAATGGTGAGAGATTAAGAGGAGGCACTATGAAAGTTAAAATGGTAGCGAGTGACATCGACGGTACAATCATTAATGAACAGGGCAAAGCAGGGATTCGTACACGTAATGTCGTTAAGAAACTTAAAGAACATGGCATTGAATTTGTAATTGCGACAGGTCGATCGTTTGAAGGAGCCTATGATGTATGCCAACAACTTGACATGCAAGATGAAGAAATGGGGATTATATGTGTTAATGGGCTTGAGACATATGATGTACCATCGTTAAAAGTGAAACGCTTTGAAGGAATGACATTTGATGAATGTACGATGCTCGAAGAGATAACCCAATCTTTTTATATGGGAATTATGTACTGTTTTTCAGATGCGATGTATTTCCAAATGGATGACTTAAGTTACCGAGATTATATGAT
This DNA window, taken from Erysipelothrix larvae, encodes the following:
- a CDS encoding ABC transporter ATP-binding protein, whose product is MIKLRNITKQYPTEPLPTLDGLDLEISADDLIGLYGASGSGKSTLLRILGLFDFDYEGELHFDGSKIDVENHAMITTIRREKIGFIFQDFKLISDKTVKENLEWVCILSKIPKKHIKRSINRAFFRVSLSQNMLDKYPHQLSGGQQQRVAIARTLLKSPQFIIADEPTGALDQSTKSEILSLIKSLKIPCIIATHDLETQPYCTRILYIHSGKLHDTHKDKAP
- a CDS encoding uberolysin/carnocyclin family circular bacteriocin, whose protein sequence is MRKSLRVCANFAALCLSSCFWSSKITGMLGVNVYTARKLVDAIAAGAGLWTLLALCLTGASLMAIVMASGKTLIKRFGKTAAISW
- a CDS encoding ABC transporter ATP-binding protein — encoded protein: MVVPHFELIDATLELNETLILKDVSLTIQNQTLTCISGENGSGKSCLISILLKLHTCTRGTQISTFNKRELCYIPAQPFFFDTERVYTCIRLMKSLYATSMDTLIHVMDSLNLDYHEIRQKRFGDLSSGMKQKLNILPLFLDNLSIFFLDELTQNLDTESIHAIETRINHLISTQKTIVMIDHNNGFMNQLHSKNKEHYRCENKTVIKL